The following are encoded in a window of Spirochaeta cellobiosiphila DSM 17781 genomic DNA:
- a CDS encoding IS30 family transposase, which yields MIPKLELRWSPNQIAELFKRDYPTQSMSGKTIYNCIHFHMHGELKRLALKDLCQRGTQHKTSINRDKRGKIKSMTLIDDRPTEVESREVPGHWEGDLIIVNVSL from the coding sequence ATTATACCAAAACTTGAATTGAGATGGTCTCCAAATCAAATTGCTGAATTGTTTAAAAGGGATTATCCTACTCAAAGTATGAGCGGGAAAACCATTTATAACTGTATCCACTTTCATATGCATGGGGAACTGAAAAGGCTTGCTCTAAAAGATCTGTGCCAAAGAGGGACACAACATAAAACCTCAATAAATAGAGATAAACGTGGCAAAATCAAGAGTATGACGTTAATAGATGATCGCCCAACTGAAGTAGAGTCCAGAGAAGTACCAGGCCATTGGGAAGGAGATCTAATCATAGTAAATGTGTCATTGTAG
- a CDS encoding IS66 family transposase — protein sequence MIATLLQMIILCYYTYYRALGISGHHKTEKELRELASSQEEFLEQRKIKILPLLKELKQWLAKKSLTVRDSSRTGEAISYALGQWSKIMKYIDCTQLTPDNNGAENAIRPFVVGRKNWLFSGSPKGAEASCFYYSLIEIAKQNGLNPHLYLAYIFNQVPLITDKTEWKNFCLGTVKIMFNLIY from the coding sequence TTGATAGCGACGTTGCTTCAGATGATCATACTCTGCTATTACACTTATTATCGTGCGCTAGGAATTTCCGGCCACCATAAAACTGAGAAAGAACTTAGAGAATTAGCTTCCTCACAAGAAGAGTTCTTAGAACAAAGAAAGATTAAGATTCTACCGTTACTAAAGGAGTTAAAACAATGGCTAGCTAAAAAATCCTTAACGGTTAGAGATTCAAGTAGAACAGGAGAAGCCATATCATATGCCCTTGGACAATGGAGTAAGATAATGAAGTATATAGATTGTACCCAGTTAACCCCAGACAATAATGGAGCTGAAAATGCTATTAGACCATTTGTCGTTGGTCGTAAGAATTGGTTATTTTCTGGAAGTCCTAAGGGAGCAGAGGCTTCTTGTTTTTACTACTCCTTGATAGAAATCGCAAAACAGAATGGACTTAATCCACATTTGTATTTAGCCTATATTTTTAACCAGGTGCCTTTGATTACTGATAAAACAGAATGGAAAAACTTCTGCCTTGGAACTGTAAAGATAATGTTTAACTTGATATATTAG